The genomic interval CGTGTACGCAGCCACTAAAGCCTTTGTCCTGTCGTTTAGCGAAGCATTGTGGATTGAGTATCGAAAACGAGGAATTAAAGTGCTGGCTTTGTGTCCAGGTGCAACAAACACAGATTTCTTTAATGCAATGGGACGTGACGTTGTCGCTGGGAAGCATTCTCCACAGCAAGTCGTTCGCGTTGGACTATCAGCTTTGGAACATCATCAGCATTATGTCATTCCCGGTTTCAAAAACTCGTTTGAGTCGAATATTTTGCCGCGCTTACTGCCGCGTGCTGTGATGGCAACCCTCGTTGGCAGTATCAGTCAACGTGCTTTTAAGTAAAAACTGACAAAGACACCATAGCAGCCTGCTAATGAGATGACTGCGATCGCCCTGTCGCTGACGTGTTACATCAGGCGTTTGAGCAATTGCATCTGCCGAAGTCAGTACCATTGCCAAGCCAAATCCCAACAGTTTTCCAAGCGTAAACTGCATCTTCTAATTCTCCTAATTTGCGTGAAAATTGATTGATGAATATCGAGCGATCGCCCAAGACCCACTAATTCAAACACGAGTAGATCAGCAGCCAGTTAGAATGACTACTTCCCAGGCGATTCAAGTCTTTCTATAGTGAGTGACTTAACTCACTATAGAAAGTTTGCATATTCTGCTCGTTTTCGTCAAGGTAAGTTGATTGACTTAATTTATAGTTGGGATAGACATCACCTGAGTAGCCGTTAGGAGTTAAAGCCGATGCCCATTGAGGAGTACCGCAAAAATGTTGCTGAACAAAAGCGACAGGCAATTCTGGATGCGGCGATCGAAAACTTTCTGGCGATCGGTTATGAGCGCACCACGTTGGATATGGTGGCAAAGAGTGCAGGGGTTTCGACTGCAACGGTCTATAAGCATTTCTCCACCAAACGCGCCTTATTCGGCAGTATTATGGAGCGCATTTGGGAAACGGGGATCGATCTCTCTGATTCCGTTGGGCAAGGAACAGATTCAGTGGCGATTTTGACGGCGATCGGTCACGAATATGCTCAACTCTTACGGCAACCCCAGGTAGAAGCCCTGTTCCGGGTGATCATTGCCGAAGCTCCACGCTTTCCTGAACTGGGAGAGGAATTGTACTATCGCGGTAAAGAGCCTTACTTAAAACGCCTCCACACCTATTTGCAAAAGGAAAGTGAACTCAAGCGATTTCACATTGAGGATATTCCCCTGGCAGCACGACAGTTTTTAGGGATGATTAATGATGTTATTTTTTGGCCTCGCTTTCTGGTGATGAATTTAGAGATTTCAGAAGAGGAGGTTGAACACGTTGTGACGGAAGCTGTTCAAACGTTTCTAGCCCGCTATAAAAACAAACGGAAAATCGTAAAGAATGCCTGCGTTGTTGACTAGAATATAATACTTATGCTTCAAGTAGTCCATAAATCTTGATGGTTTGGTCTCCGTCATAACTCACAACCCACTCCCGATCGGAACTGAGACAAATTGCTCGAATCGATGACGAGTTTTCTGACAACGTGCGAATCTCTTGATTAACCTCTAGATCCCAAAGAATAATTGCATTTGCGTCATTGCAATAAGCAAGCACTTTACCATCAGGAGTCATTGCTGTAGGTGGGCATCCTGGGAAAGAGCAAAGAATTTGATCTGTATTAAGATCCCAAACTTTGACTGACTTGTCTCGAATCCCACTAACGATACAGCGTCCATCTGAGGTATTGGCGATCGCATCTGCAAACCAGTAGGGAGATGTTTCAAAGACATGAAGTAACTCTCCGGTTTGTAAGCTCCATAAGCGGTGAAGGTCAAGGCGATCGTTGTCTTGGCTAAGCAAGAGAGATGCATCTGGGCTAATCATCAGCGGCAAGGGACGGGATGTGTATCGGGTCGGTTTCCATTCAAGCAGGTGAATGAGTTGATCTGCCTGTAAATCCCATACTGCAATTCGTCCTAAAAATTCCGATCGCGCGTCATGTTGATATCCTCCACCAGCGATGATTGAACCGTCGTAGCTAACAGTGAGCGAAGCAATATCGGCAGGTTGATCCTTTAATAAACGACCCCGACGTCGAGGTTGTATATCCCAATCTTCATGCACTGTGACGAAGGGTTGAAAGCTTGTAACGATAATTTGCCCATCTTGTCCAATGCCCAAATATTCATGGGTTATGTACAAAGTATCTGTTAATTCACCTGTTCGTAGATTCCAAACATTGATGGTTGCGATGGCATATCCACTCTGTCCGCTATGGCAGTCACTTAGCAGTACTTTTTTATCTGTACTAATCACAAAATAGTTTGTTCCCCATCCGCGTCCTGCAATGGTGTGTAAAAGCTGCATTTGTGCATAGGGATAATTCCTCAATGCCTGCTCAGACGCTTCACTGTTCGTCTCTTGCAGTAGCCAACGAGCAGTCTCCCTAACCTGTCGGACTGGATCGCCTAAAGCCTGGATTATCAAATCAATGCCTTCATCAGAGTCAAAGACATCTAAGAGAGCATCAATTTTTGGAGTTACGTCATTACTCACAGTTGATTTTCAGTTGTTTAGAGTAGATTGAATGCTTTAGGTGTAGAGAAATGAATAAGCACAGGCTGCATTGGGGAATCCTTACTCATAGGACCCAATGTTCCATTCCTCCTATCAGATAAACACATCAACGGATGATTGACCAAAATGGTTGATACTTCTCCTGAGTTACCTGAAGGCTTTAGAATCCGCCGATTGCAGTTGACAGATCGCGATCGCTTACGTCTCTACATGATGCCTAATGATCCTCGCTATGTATTGGCTGCTGTACCCATTAAAGCAATGATCATTCTCTACAAAATTGGGCACGGCACTGCTCTTGCGCTCATTCCTGGCATTGTACTTTATTTCGTAATAGTGGTTACGGTAGTCATTAGCGGTTTACCGATTAATTGGTTGTGGATCGGAATAAGTTGCTTCACCCTATTGGGGATTTGTATAAGGTTTGCCTTTACGCTTCGTGAGGATTGGCTTCAGTTTTGCTGGGTTGTGGAGCAACAAGAACGGTTTGTTGCCTACGGTGTATTACGCCCATACAGTGGTTACTCAGTACTAGAATGGCTTCAGGTACATCCTAAATGGGCGCGTAGAGGGATCGGTTCAACATTGGTTAAAACAATGCTTGATCAATCTCCTAAGCCTGTCTATGTTGACAGTGCTGTTCGCGCCATGAAATTTTATACTCGCCTGGGTTTCCACAAAATTCACTTCAAAGAATTGTCGCCTGATGCCCAAAAACATTTCAGCTTAAGAGGAATTGCAACTTTACTGGTTTATGAAGAAATTCATGATTAGTCCGATCGTTCTTCCTTCAATAGACTAAATTATTGCTGAACTCCATATGTCTCCTGCCGATGCTTCCTCTCCTAATCCCTTATTTGCGATTCCACTCTTAAATCGTGCCAAAGATCAGTACGCGAAAGGACACTATGAAGCGGCGATCGCATCTTGTAATGAAGCTCTAGCATTCAATCCAAATTTGCAGACGATTTATAGCTGTCGGGGACGCTGTTATCTTGAGCTAAAAAATTATGATGCCGCATTAGCGGATCAGAACCACGCGATCGAATTACAACCAGATTCTGCCCAGGTATATTGCGATCGAGGACTCACGTACATCACGTTAGAACAGCCCCAAAATGCTTTTTCAGACTATAACCGGGCAGTGGAGTTGAAGCCCAATTTGATAGAAGCTCGTGTTGGTCGCAGTGCAGCTCAATTGCGACTCAAAGAGTATGAAAGTGTCCTTGCAGACTGTGATTATGTCTTAAAACGCAATCCAGAACTTCTCAGCGTTTATGAGATCAGAGCTGCGGCTCATCAGGGCATGGAAGACATTTCAGGCATGCTAAAGGACTTGAATTACAGCACGAATTTAAAACTGTTGACAGAGCGTCACAATGCTAAGGTCTGGATGTCTAAAGGGGCACTGCTCTCTAACGCTGGCGATTACGATGCTGCACTGAAACATCTGGATCACTCACTACAACTTGATCCAGCGCTAGCAGATGCCTGGATGTCTAGAGGCGTGGTAAAGGCTGCACTAGAAGATTACCCCAATGCGTTAGAAGACTTAAATCATGCGCTGCAAATTGATGCGAATTCTGTAGATGCTTACTTAAATCGTGGAGTGGTTTATTTGCAGATGAAATTGTATCAAGAGGCAATTCAAGATTGCGATCGCGCCCTGCAACTCGATGAACATTCCTTAGAAGCTTATTCCCTGCGGAGCCAGGTCAATTTGGAATTGGGTTTGCACCAGGAGGTGATTCAAGATTGCGATCGCGCCCTAGAAATTAATTCTGAGTTAGCTCTTTTCTATTTCATCAAAGGGGCAGCTCTTTTATACATGGGTCAATATCGTTCTGCTCTTGGTGAGTTTTTAGAACAACACCGTTTAACACTTGAACCCTCTACTGGAAATTATTACAGAATTGCGCTCGTGCAATATTGGTTGAGGATGGATGATGATGCGATCGCCAATTTCGATCGCGTGATAGAACTCGAACCCCAATCGATTGCAGCTTACTATTATCGCGGCAATCTTCGCTTGAGAATGGGCGATTCTCCTGAAGCGAGACAGCAGCAACGCGTGGTTGCCCTTCAGGATTTTCAACAGGCAAGAGCACTTGAAACAACGGATGGTAATCAGTTATTCCCTGACAATGAATATGCCTATTACATTCGAGGGGTTACCCGCGGTCGCATGGGGCAGCGAGAGGACGCAATTGCAGATTTGCAGCAAGCCCTTAACCTTTGTCAAACCCGTTTTAATCGTGCGTTTGTACAAGTGGTGAGAAACAGGTTAGATCAGATCAACCCATGAAGGGTATGGTTCAGTTTTGAAAAAGAAACGGGAATGCTCAAACGGGTGAGCAAATTTGGGGATTGTCGAGACATTGGGTAGGGTGCGATCGCAGCAGCCACCGTCTCCTCTCATGCTGGAAGGGCTATGATCGATTTCTGATACCCATCGTTGCTATATGAGATCGCCTTTCTCAAACCACCCCGACTACGTCGGATTCCGACGTTTAGCGACGCTCAGTAGCCCGAATCTCAATCAAATTGCTCTCACTCCTGATGGCAAAACGATTGTCGGTCGAGAGGTGGATGGTAAAACCCTGCGATTTTGGGATGCAGACACGGGGGCATTATTACGAACCTTCACAGCCGATGAATCGAGCCAACATATCAGCGTGGCGAAACATGGAAAAACCCTGATTGACCTTAAAAATGACGGAATGGTGAGCCTATGGAATTTAAGCACAGACCAGCCAATTTGTACGATCGACGGGCGAGATTTTGAGTTTTCCGATTGGGCACTGAGTTGGAATAGTCAATGGTTTGCAGGGCGTAACAATAATCTGGTAAAGGTTTGGCAGACTGAGACGGGCAATCTGGTTTATCAGTTTTCGCTCGTGCCCGACCTGCCGCATCAGCCTGAGGGCAAGTCCTACTATCCTAAGAGAATGTTTGTAAAAGAGCGTTAAGCTGTTTTTTGTTTCCCCCTTCTGCGATTATTTTCTAATCGCCGCAGCATCAACCGAATCATTGCGATATAGACCATCCCTTCATGATTTTCTGGCAACCGTTCATAATCTCGTGTCAATGCACGTCCATTTTCTAACCAGGCCCAAGTGCGTTCGACGATCCATCGCTGCGGTTGCACTGAAAACCCTTTTCCTTCCTGTTTGACCCCCTCAAACACCACGCCATACACCGCTTCAATATCAACCTCTAAATCCCCTTGATAGCCCTGGTCTGCCAAGATCTTTGCCAAGCGCCCATAGCGCTCCAAGACCCCAAACAACACCCAAGGGGCAGCTTTGACATCGGCTTGATGGGCAGATCCCACGTGACACTTGAGGATTAAACCAAGCACATCGACAACCCCCGTTCGCTTGCGTCCTTTCACCTTTTTGTAGCCGTCAATGCCAATTTCCTCCCCCCTTTTTCTCCCAGTCGCACAGACTGGCTATCGATGATCCCTAAACTCGGTTCTGCCGCTCGCCCTTCCAACTGCCGCACCTGCCCCACTAACGTCACATTAATTGCCTCCCACACCCCTAGACGAACCCACAATCGAAAGTATCCATCCACGGTTTGCCACGCCGGAAAGTCTGCGGGTAGGTTACGCCATTTCACCCCATTATCCTGACGGTAAAAAATCGCGTCTAACACTTCGCGTAAATCCACTTCCCGCAAGCCTCCAACTGGTTTATCCGGAGGCAGTAAAGGCTCAATCCTTTGCCATTCCGCATCGGTTAAATCACTGCCGTAGGTTTTGAGTTTTCCCATTGTCCGTTCTGCCTCCTTCTCTGGTTCCCTCATAACTCCTTTGCCAGATTGATAACCTATTCTCGTAATCTTTATTTGCAAACATTCTCTTACTCGCTCAAGCGGATGGGAACAAGTTCACCTGCGATCGTTAGTCCTAACCACATCGGTTGTTGCGGCTCAATGAGTTGATCCGTAATTGCACACCGTTCCTTCTGTTGCGCGATTGCTCTAAACGTCGCTCGAACATCTGACATTGATAACTGTGAGGAATGGGAAGAAAATCCCCTGTCCTCAACAGAATACGACTCTCCATTTGAGAGGCTACGCCAACTCACCTCATCCGACACCGCCTGTTGCTCCACAAACAGCCAAAGGACTTCCCGAATCAGGGTTTGATAGCCCTGCTCTCTAGAAATCTCCCGCAATCGCTCTTTAAGTTCTGATTCCAGTCGGATACTTGTCACCTGCATTTCGCGAAGTGCTACCTCGTTGACGTGTATCCATAACCGAACATCCTGAATTTCAATTAAGGGTGGACAATCTAGTACTACAAGTGTAGTATGTAGACATCCAGAATTGTAATACAAATACTACAGCCTTCCATGATACGCATCCTCGCCACCTTAACCAGCGTCCATGTTCGACCCCAACATTGTTCGGGTAGAGCAGCGGCGCTGTTTGCGTTTGAGGGGACGTATCGGTTTGGCGGCGGTAAATCCGTTAGCGAAGGCATTGATAGCAATATCACCGGATGGCTCAATCCGGATCAACCCACTAGCAGCGGGAGGTGCAGGGCAACCCTGACACCGACATAGGGAAAGCCATAGCAACTTCCCCAACCCCTGCTCCTGGTCATCAGAGGCGGGGGTTATTTTTTGAGGAGAAAACTCATGCAGACTGAGCAGCGACAGAAGATTCCAATACTCCAAAACCAGGTCGTGGTGTTCTCTAAGAACTACCTGCCCCTGGCACGAATCAACCTTAAACGGGCGATCGTTTTGCTTGTGACCGGACAGGCAGAGGCCCTGGAGTTCAGCAGCACCCAGCAATGGGAAGTACGCTCTCCCAGTCTCGTACTACAAATTCCAAATCATATCCGGTTGACCAGTGGCAATCCAGAGCGGCACTGGAAGGTTCCTCCGGTCAATCGTCGGGAGGTCTTCCGCCGCGACAACCATACCTGTCAGTACTGCGGCAGCGCCAAGTACCTGACGCTGGATCACGTCATTCCCCGATCAAAAGGCGGAAGCCATACATGGGGCAACGTGGTTGCTGCGTGCGAGAAGTGTAATTCCAGTAAGGGCGATCGCCTCTTACACGAAACCCCAATGGTGCTGAAGACCAAACCCAAAGCACCAATGCATCCAGCAATCGCCTTTGCGGAGCAGTTTTGGAAAGAACAGCAACCTGTTGACACCTGACCTCAAACCAGAAAGGAGGCAAGACCGATGTTGAAGCTGAACTACACCGATGTTGGGCTGTACATGGAGCGCACCATAACCAACCCCGAACTGTTGATTGCCCAGCGCGTGCTTCTGGCAATGCGGTTAGGGCAAACGCGACCTGTTGAACCCGGTCATGCCTCCTTTCTGCTGCCTGCTGATATTCCCGAACTGGAAGTGCTAGAGATGGCACTACATCAGGAGTACGGCTCAGTAGTCACCCTCATTGCTGTAGATGAGGAGTTTGTAGAAGTGAGACTGAGCGGAAGCTGGATTGCTGAGGACAAGGACGCTCATGAAGGGATGTTCTTGGCGGTGATGAGCGTTTACCCCGAAGGGGGAACTGCTTCGCACCGCACCGAGTTCTTGATCTACAAGTTGTGGCAGATGAGCGAAACCTACGTTTCCTCTCCAGCTTAGGGGTCAAATTCAGTGGGAGAGAGCGATACAAGTATTTTTTTGATAGTCGTTCTCTCCTGTCCCAAAAAAGTTGTAGTACCCCCTTGACGTCTTGTAGTATGTTGTATTATATTTGTAGCATGAGATGAGACACGGAGGAGCTAATCCAATGAACACTCACTCCCACACTAAAAACAGTACTCTCTTGAAGCTCTTTGAGTTCTTACCCACTCACTTCTCTGGCACTGACCTGCCACTTCAAGAAGACTCATCAGATCAGGGAAATTTATCTTTCACTCAGTACAAACAAAAGCGACAGAACATCCAGCAAATCTATTACCTGGAACGGCGTTGCTTCCTCTAATTCCTGCTGATTTATCAGCAATCTGCACCTTGAAAATTGAATCGCCACCTTTGGGGGTGTAGCTTAGTCCGGCTCAAAGCAGTCGCCTGTCGAGCGAAAGATCGTGGGTTCAAATCCCATCATCCCCGTACAGCCTTGTGGACGAATAGAAAAGTCGTTCTGGTTCTCAGCCAGAAAGAAGCGGGTGCAACTCCCGTCAAGGCTCCCAATGAGGATGTAACTCAGATGGACAGAGTGCTTGCTTCCGAGGCAAGTGGTCACAGGTTCGATCCCTGTCATCCTCGCTCGTGGAAATTGGCATCACTTGCTCCGAAACCAACAAACGGACGGTTGCAGGATTGGGGTTCAATTCCCCACGTTTCCACCAAATCTCCAGGTCGCCAAGTGGGAAGGCGTTGGTCTGCAAAACCAACTAGCGAGAGTTCGATTCTCTCCCTGGAGTCCAACTATTGCAGCGTAGCTTAATGGTAAAGCCCCAAGCTCATAACTTGGTCATTGCGGGTTCGACTCCCGCCGCTGCGACCAATGCACAGATGGTGTAACGGCAGCACAAGGGTCTCCAAAGCCTTTTGTCCGGGTTCAAATCCTGGTCTGTGCGTTCTACGGTGTGCCCTCATCCGAGAAGCCTACATACTGGTCACTCGCCTAAACAGCGAAGTAGGTTCGACTCCTACAGCCTCCGCCACTTGTTCATCAGAACAGCCAATGGAGGCTGAAAAACAGCTTCTCAAACTTGCACATTGTAGAAATCTCAAAGTTTGGTGCCGTAGGCAAATTGGTAAAGCCGTCGATCTTTCAAGTCGATGCTTGCGGGTTCAACTCCCGTCGGCACTGCCAAATTCAACATGGGTCGGCTCGCCTATCAGTGTGGGCAACTGTCTGTAAAACAGCCGCTTCTTGCGTTGCAGGTGCGACTCCTGCCCGACCTACCAATTATGGAGAGTAAATCGATCAGGCGATCGGCGCTGTTTGCTAAACAGATGGATGAACAATTGTGGTTCGACTCCACTGCTCTCCGCCTTTGAGAACGTGGTGTAACTGGATGAACATCTCAGATTACGAACCTGAAGAGTGGGGGTTCAAGTCCCTCCGTCCTCGCCAATCATGGAGGGCACCGCTGAATGGTCGGCAACTGGTCTTGAAAACCAGGGTAGTCCTTGGGCTAGGGGTTCGATTCCTCTGCTCTCCGCTTGTGGGAAGTTGGTGAAGCTGGTGCTCACGTGCCGCTGAAGACGGCGAGAAGGCAGTTCGATCCTGTCACTTCCCACTCATTGCCCCGTAGCTCAGTGGCAGTAGCGGTCGCCTGTTAAGCGAACGGTCGCAGGTTCAATCCCTGCCGGGGCAGCCATTCATTGCCGAGTGGACAACATGGAAAGTCGCTGTGACTCTGAATCACGGAGATGCTGGTTCGACCCCAGCCTCGGCATCCAATCCAATGCCCTGTGGTGTAACTGGCAACATCC from Kovacikia minuta CCNUW1 carries:
- a CDS encoding TetR/AcrR family transcriptional regulator, coding for MPIEEYRKNVAEQKRQAILDAAIENFLAIGYERTTLDMVAKSAGVSTATVYKHFSTKRALFGSIMERIWETGIDLSDSVGQGTDSVAILTAIGHEYAQLLRQPQVEALFRVIIAEAPRFPELGEELYYRGKEPYLKRLHTYLQKESELKRFHIEDIPLAARQFLGMINDVIFWPRFLVMNLEISEEEVEHVVTEAVQTFLARYKNKRKIVKNACVVD
- a CDS encoding WD40 repeat domain-containing protein produces the protein MSNDVTPKIDALLDVFDSDEGIDLIIQALGDPVRQVRETARWLLQETNSEASEQALRNYPYAQMQLLHTIAGRGWGTNYFVISTDKKVLLSDCHSGQSGYAIATINVWNLRTGELTDTLYITHEYLGIGQDGQIIVTSFQPFVTVHEDWDIQPRRRGRLLKDQPADIASLTVSYDGSIIAGGGYQHDARSEFLGRIAVWDLQADQLIHLLEWKPTRYTSRPLPLMISPDASLLLSQDNDRLDLHRLWSLQTGELLHVFETSPYWFADAIANTSDGRCIVSGIRDKSVKVWDLNTDQILCSFPGCPPTAMTPDGKVLAYCNDANAIILWDLEVNQEIRTLSENSSSIRAICLSSDREWVVSYDGDQTIKIYGLLEA
- a CDS encoding GNAT family N-acetyltransferase yields the protein MVDTSPELPEGFRIRRLQLTDRDRLRLYMMPNDPRYVLAAVPIKAMIILYKIGHGTALALIPGIVLYFVIVVTVVISGLPINWLWIGISCFTLLGICIRFAFTLREDWLQFCWVVEQQERFVAYGVLRPYSGYSVLEWLQVHPKWARRGIGSTLVKTMLDQSPKPVYVDSAVRAMKFYTRLGFHKIHFKELSPDAQKHFSLRGIATLLVYEEIHD
- a CDS encoding tetratricopeptide repeat protein, whose protein sequence is MSPADASSPNPLFAIPLLNRAKDQYAKGHYEAAIASCNEALAFNPNLQTIYSCRGRCYLELKNYDAALADQNHAIELQPDSAQVYCDRGLTYITLEQPQNAFSDYNRAVELKPNLIEARVGRSAAQLRLKEYESVLADCDYVLKRNPELLSVYEIRAAAHQGMEDISGMLKDLNYSTNLKLLTERHNAKVWMSKGALLSNAGDYDAALKHLDHSLQLDPALADAWMSRGVVKAALEDYPNALEDLNHALQIDANSVDAYLNRGVVYLQMKLYQEAIQDCDRALQLDEHSLEAYSLRSQVNLELGLHQEVIQDCDRALEINSELALFYFIKGAALLYMGQYRSALGEFLEQHRLTLEPSTGNYYRIALVQYWLRMDDDAIANFDRVIELEPQSIAAYYYRGNLRLRMGDSPEARQQQRVVALQDFQQARALETTDGNQLFPDNEYAYYIRGVTRGRMGQREDAIADLQQALNLCQTRFNRAFVQVVRNRLDQINP
- a CDS encoding WD40 repeat domain-containing protein — protein: MRSPFSNHPDYVGFRRLATLSSPNLNQIALTPDGKTIVGREVDGKTLRFWDADTGALLRTFTADESSQHISVAKHGKTLIDLKNDGMVSLWNLSTDQPICTIDGRDFEFSDWALSWNSQWFAGRNNNLVKVWQTETGNLVYQFSLVPDLPHQPEGKSYYPKRMFVKER
- a CDS encoding transposase, which gives rise to MKGRKRTGVVDVLGLILKCHVGSAHQADVKAAPWVLFGVLERYGRLAKILADQGYQGDLEVDIEAVYGVVFEGVKQEGKGFSVQPQRWIVERTWAWLENGRALTRDYERLPENHEGMVYIAMIRLMLRRLENNRRRGKQKTA
- a CDS encoding transposase yields the protein MREPEKEAERTMGKLKTYGSDLTDAEWQRIEPLLPPDKPVGGLREVDLREVLDAIFYRQDNGVKWRNLPADFPAWQTVDGYFRLWVRLGVWEAINVTLVGQVRQLEGRAAEPSLGIIDSQSVRLGEKGGRKLALTATKR
- a CDS encoding HNH endonuclease; the protein is MQTEQRQKIPILQNQVVVFSKNYLPLARINLKRAIVLLVTGQAEALEFSSTQQWEVRSPSLVLQIPNHIRLTSGNPERHWKVPPVNRREVFRRDNHTCQYCGSAKYLTLDHVIPRSKGGSHTWGNVVAACEKCNSSKGDRLLHETPMVLKTKPKAPMHPAIAFAEQFWKEQQPVDT
- a CDS encoding alr0857 family protein; protein product: MLKLNYTDVGLYMERTITNPELLIAQRVLLAMRLGQTRPVEPGHASFLLPADIPELEVLEMALHQEYGSVVTLIAVDEEFVEVRLSGSWIAEDKDAHEGMFLAVMSVYPEGGTASHRTEFLIYKLWQMSETYVSSPA